One Pagrus major chromosome 15, Pma_NU_1.0 DNA window includes the following coding sequences:
- the LOC141009642 gene encoding histone H4 — protein sequence MSGRGKGGKGLGKGGAKRHRKVLRDNIQGITKPAIRRLARRGGVKRISGLIYEETRGVLKVFLENVIRDAVTYTEHAKRKTVTAMDVVYALKRQGRTLYGFGG from the coding sequence ATGAGCGGCAGAGGAAAGGGAGGTAAAGGACTCGGGAAAGGAGGCGCCAAGCGTCACCGCAAAGTCCTCCGTGATAACATCCAGGGGATCACCAAGCCCGCCATCCGCCGTCTGGCTCGCCGCGGCGGAGTGAAGCGTATCTCCGGTCTGATCTACGAGGAGACCCGCGGTGTGCTCAAGGTTTTCCTGGAGAACGTGATCCGTGACGCCGTCACCTACACCGAGCACGCCAAGAGGAAGACCGTGACCGCCATGGATGTGGTGTACGCGCTGAAGAGGCAGGGCCGCACCCTGTACGGCTTCGGAGGTTAA